The Cheilinus undulatus linkage group 21, ASM1832078v1, whole genome shotgun sequence region ACCAGCAGACTCTGCTGAGAGACCACGGCACAATTAATCACCACGGCAACGCACTTTGACCCCGAGGACGTGAAACCCTTTAAATACTGTCAGAAcgagaaaatgagaaaaacaagaaGAGTCTTTAAAAGGTTGCTGCAGACGACCGCCACACTCCCACTAACGCATCCGGTACTCCGACGTCTTGGACATCTCACAGAGCTGACCCTTGAAGTCGATGTCGACGGTGAAGTCCAGGTCtctctgtggaaacacaaacaccGTTACCATGGAGACGACAGGTTAAAGACGCCACCAGGACTGATCTAAGGACAGCGGCTCACGTTGTTCTTGACGTTTGGCTTCATGCTGATGGTGCCAAAgatctcctctcctgtcttcaCGGTCAGGTAATCGTCCAGGTAGAACACCGTCTGCTTCCAGTGAGTGTACGGAGACTCTGGGCCTGAGAGGGAAAAAACagagctgctgagaacagatcagacaaaaacagagctgctgagagcagatcagacaaaaacagagctgctgagagcagatcagacaaaaacagagctgctgagagcagatcagacaaaaacagagctgctgagagcagatcagacaaaaacagagctgctgagaacagatcagacaaaaacagagctgctgagaacagatcagacaaaaacagagctgctgagagcagatcagacaaaaacagagctgctgagagcagatcagacaaaaacagagctgctgagagcagatcagacaaaaacagagctgctgagagcagatcagacaaaaacagagctgctgagaacagatcagacaaaaacagagctgctgagagcagatcagacaaaaacagagctgctgagaacagatcagacaaaaacagagctgctgagaacagatcagacaaaaacagagctgctgagaacagatcAGGACCCTCATTCCTCATGTCCAACCTCTGCTCatcttcagacatttttatttagtctTTAAAAGCCTTTCAGTCACATTTGAGGCTACCCGCTACAGTTTTAGTCAACCAAaactcaacattttagtctcctttATTCATCCTAAAGAAAACTAGAGCTGCaactaatgattattttttctgttgacTAATCTATCAGTAAGTTTTCCGATTAGTGGATTAATCACGGTTGTTTGTCGAACTATTTTGGATCCCCATTTTACGTAAATAGTAGCTGTTCTCCTGCCTTGCAGGTTACAAATAACTAAAGGATGGCTTTCTTTAAAGTGATCGCTATGtccataaaagtaaataaagcaaaaagcccatccaaagtccaaaagtacaaataaagctTAAAGTCAACCAATCAAACTTCCAGCCCAAGTGGCTGAACAGGTTATCATTTCTTTGAACTGCAGCGCAGGAACAACATGTCAGCGTGTTCTGGTGTGAGGCTGGCTCTCTTCTTTGAGTAGTAACAGACGGATGAGTTTTTACCGGCCGGAATTTGATTTTACCAATATCAGAAACAATAACACGATGCATCCACACTTGAATTTCCGTGTCGACTCATTTTTATAGTCGACACAAACAATTATGGCGACATTCGCTGCAGCCctaaagaaaactaaacttagatttAGTCAGCACAGATCTATCTTCAGCTAGTCCTGAATCAAATATGAGACACAccctctgattggctccccCGCTCCTGCCTGAGGCGCCGTGGTCGGCACTGTAAAACCTACACCCTAGAGGTACTCAGTGTGACCTTGAATGTGCTTAGGCGTGTGCTGTGTTCACTGACTGGTGGAGAATCCGGTCCTCTTGTGGCAGCGGGTGAACTCGATGTTGAAGTACGTGACCAGAGCGTGGATGTAGTCGTTCCTCTTCACCTGCAGGCAGAACGGCGAGGTGAAGGTGAGGTCGTCCGCCTTCACCGTGTAGATGTCCACCTCCTGAGCACAAAGGGTCAGAGAAAAGATCAGTAAAAGACCACAGAGTCCGTTATCAAAGAGAGATGAACACCAGGATCCACACACCTTGATGAGACAGGCGCTGCTGACCAGCTGTTTGGGATCGACCACGTCCACCAGGGGCTCCTTAATCGCCACCTCCTTAATGCAGGACATGTCGAAGCCGTACACGTTCTCCCACCCTGACAGACATCATcgaaacaaacatggaggacgaTCAGAGATTCTGACATGTACAACAGCTCTGaagaggttaaaggtcagaatAATCCAGAGGAGGCTCAGACACCTGACTAGACTCAGTTAAAACGACTAGACCGGtccatttaaagagttaaaaacgACTAGACCGGtccatttaaagagttaaaaacgACTAGACCGGtccatttaaagagttaaaacgACTAGACCGGtccatttaaagagttaaaacgACTAGACCGGtccatttaaagagttaaaaatgacTAGACCGGtccatttaaagagttaaaacgACTAGACCGGtccatttaaagagttaaaaatgacTAGACCGGtccatttaaagagttaaaacgACTAGACCGGtccatttaaagagttaaaaatgacTAGACCGGtccatttaaagagttaaaacgACTAGACCGGtccatttaaagagttaaaacgACTAGACCGGtccatttaaagagttaaaacgACTAGACGGGtccatttaaagagttaaaaatgacTAGACGGGtccatttaaagagttaaaacgACTAGACCGGtccatttaaagagttaaaacgACTAGACCGGtccatttaaagagttaaaacgACTAGACCGGtccatttaaagagttaaaacgACTAGACCGGtccatttaaagagttaaaacgACTAGACCGGtccatttaaagagttaaaaatgacTAGACCGGtccatttaaagagttaaaacgACTAGACCGGtccatttaaagagttaaaaatgacTAGACCGGtccatttaaagagttaaaacgACTAGACCGGtccatttaaagagttaaaaatgacTAGACCGGtccatttaaagagttaaaacgACTAGACCGGtccatttaaagagttaaaacgACTAGACCGGtccatttaaagagttaaaacgACTAGACGGGtccatttaaagagttaaaaatgacTAGACGGGTCCATTTAAAGAGTCTCCTGATGTGTGACGTTGGCCTTCCTCTAGGAAGGGTTCAAACTACAGGAGCCTCAGAAATCTCAGATATTCTTGATCCTTGATGCTGCAGCTTTGTCAGGACTTATTTATACGGTCTGAAAGGACAGCAGCAGAATCAGACATCAGATACTGAATAGTTCCTCACTTGAGGAAAGTCCTGGTCTAGTCTGAGCTCTCTTCTGTTCTCATGAGTGAAGGGTTCTGCTGCATTAGTCTGACTCAGTGTTCctaaaccaaagagccaaacacCCTAACACCttcacaatctaagtggtgaaaggtggcaaaaacaggttaaagtggcaaagaatatAAGtgaaaggtagcaaaaatggtcaaacagcagcaaaaaagctataaaaaattgggggaaaaggggcaaaatagtcatacaatggacaaaaagggtgaaaagtacaaaaacttgagttacaggtggtcaaaaagcagaaaaaaatgagtaaaaagtgactaaaacaggcagaaaaggtgaGGAAAAGGCATTTAATGGCATTAGGAAGCTTGAACAGGTGAAAACTTGcaaagaagcagaagaaaagtggctaaaacagatgaaaaagggcaaaaataggatcaaagtggtaaaaatgggctaaaagtagcagaaatggattaaaaaatgcaaaaacataaaaaaggtaaataattGCAATGGAAATCTACACAGAACTTTAATTTGACCTGCTgattaagttactatcactgaGAGAACAAAAGGACTTCCTCATTTGCGTCATAAACATCAGTCAGGATGTGATTTTACACGTGGATGTGtctgaaaatgttggaaataaaaaagcggattttcaaaaaaataaaactgatttccTAGGGCCCTACATTACCTAAcaactgttaaaataaaaacagcatttaaaacatttggtATTAAAATCACAGTAGGAAACTCTACTACTGTAATCCAGAGGGCGTCGTCTTCCTCTCAACAGAGGATCTGTTAATCctgcactgtgattggctgataccAAGTCCTAAATGTTGACCTTCAGGGCTCTCTGCCAGCGTCCTCCTACAGCAGATTCACCCAGGATTAGACGCTGACTCAGTGTTTGAGGTCAGACGGGATCTTTAACCATGACTACGACTTTCTGGAGTCTAAATATAGCCActctgtgacctttgacctcagtgCTGGTAGTGTTCTAAGTGCAGAACTGTCCTCTACAGTCTTCCTACAGAAGAACGCCAGCCCAGTAGAAGTGTCACGGTTGATCTGAGCGGTGTTAATAACCCAGGCTGGGCTGAAGGACTCACAGTGGATCTTGTAATCCTTGTACTGCCGGTCCTCGATGGCCGTGACGTAGAGAGTCGCTCTGTCTGGGAAGATGAGTCCGTCTGGTTTCTGTGGAAGGAGATGAGGGGAGACTCAGATCACTGAAAACACTCTTACACACACTAGAGCAGGTCCAGTTCTATCCTGGTCTGGCAGATGTGGGCTTTCAGGGCTCATCAGCACCTTTACCCCCTCTAGTACTTGGTAGGGAACAGTCAAGGCCACATCCAGGACACCCCTGACCTGCCTACAGGAAGTCCAACATGTTTGATCTACAGTCTGTTACAGCACATGGGTGAGGTGGACCAATGAGAGCACAGAGCATTGGTGAGGTGGACCAATGAGAGCGCAGAGCATCGGTGAGGTGGACCAATGAGAGCTCAGAAAGACCTGCACGTGCAaagtcacaaatgtaaacaaaccaaatgttgAAGAGACAGAACGAGGTCGGAGCTTGGAGATGGACCAATGAGGCAGCGGAAGGCCCGTCCAGGACAGCATCCCTGCTAGGGTGGGGGGTCATGGAGGAGGGGTGCATGGTGGCCAAGTCCATACACCTGTAGTCTAACAGAGCGGTGATACGTACTAAACCTCATTTTACAGCAGGATGGGAGCTTCTTAGAGCAGGTAGAACTCAGAGCTAGGCTGTAGTTCAGTGATGTTTGGACAAGGATGACAAAAGTAGAGCAGAGTGAATAATCATGAGCAGATAAATTAACCAGAGGAGGGGtgagagaaaaacatcagataGTGGTATCACAGCGCAATACTATATCAGTATCTTATTAATGAATAATCACTTCTATGGTGCGGTAGTTTTGTGGTGGAATTTTGCGCCCTGACCGCTAGCTGGCAGCAGACGCCGCTATATCTgactcctccctctcctctgtttaAACCAGACCACGCCAGACGGCGGCTCGTGCTCAGCAGAGCGGCTGCTGCTGTGCTCACAGCTGACGTGTGCACTCATGTTGGCTTCTAAAACGTTCAAGAACAAACTCAGACAGGAGTCCAGTCGTTGGTAACAaatgccacgcca contains the following coding sequences:
- the prmt1 gene encoding protein arginine N-methyltransferase 1 isoform X2; translation: MAAPAERMEGESSAKPAAEDMTSKDYYFDSYAHFGIHEEMLKDEVRTLTYRNSMFHNKHLFKDKVVLDVGSGTGILCMFAAKAGAKKVIGIECSSISDYAVKIVKANKLDDVVTIIKGKVEEVELPVDRVDIIISEWMGYCLFYESMLNTVIYARDKWLKPDGLIFPDRATLYVTAIEDRQYKDYKIHWWENVYGFDMSCIKEVAIKEPLVDVVDPKQLVSSACLIKEVDIYTVKADDLTFTSPFCLQVKRNDYIHALVTYFNIEFTRCHKRTGFSTSPESPYTHWKQTVFYLDDYLTVKTGEEIFGTISMKPNVKNNRDLDFTVDIDFKGQLCEMSKTSEYRMR
- the prmt1 gene encoding protein arginine N-methyltransferase 1 isoform X1: MAAPAERMEVSQGESSAKPAAEDMTSKDYYFDSYAHFGIHEEMLKDEVRTLTYRNSMFHNKHLFKDKVVLDVGSGTGILCMFAAKAGAKKVIGIECSSISDYAVKIVKANKLDDVVTIIKGKVEEVELPVDRVDIIISEWMGYCLFYESMLNTVIYARDKWLKPDGLIFPDRATLYVTAIEDRQYKDYKIHWWENVYGFDMSCIKEVAIKEPLVDVVDPKQLVSSACLIKEVDIYTVKADDLTFTSPFCLQVKRNDYIHALVTYFNIEFTRCHKRTGFSTSPESPYTHWKQTVFYLDDYLTVKTGEEIFGTISMKPNVKNNRDLDFTVDIDFKGQLCEMSKTSEYRMR